A single window of Paenibacillus sp. FSL H8-0537 DNA harbors:
- a CDS encoding sugar phosphate nucleotidyltransferase, with protein MKAVIMAGGKGTRFWPRSTTAKPKQFLSLTSGEATMLQETYSRFRSCMPEEDVYVAVSRNYLPLVREQLPQLSEEQLIIEPEQRDTAPCIALTASFFQKRGLNEVIVTAPSDQYIPDAAELMEALRAAEQAARDEGVVVTMGIVPTRAETGYGYIEAGEHEDGKYGPGIKTVKAFIEKPTLSRAEELIAIPNMYWNSGIFIWKPSTIAGYMQLYQPDMWRVFELEGEQLAHAYVQLPKLSIDYALIEKLERLYTLPIAFTWDDVGVWTSLERIFGQDSEGNILLGSVYPTATTNSIVYTERQRVLVIGIDNLIVVSTDEGLLICHKTQEQAVKQAIAAMDADREGGMP; from the coding sequence ATGAAGGCAGTCATTATGGCAGGGGGAAAAGGAACGCGCTTTTGGCCGAGAAGCACGACGGCAAAGCCGAAGCAGTTCCTTTCCTTAACATCTGGCGAGGCTACAATGCTGCAGGAAACGTACAGCCGTTTTCGCAGCTGCATGCCGGAGGAGGATGTATATGTAGCAGTAAGCCGCAACTATTTGCCGCTTGTTCGGGAGCAGCTGCCACAGCTTAGCGAGGAACAGCTCATTATTGAGCCGGAGCAGCGGGACACGGCGCCTTGCATTGCGCTGACGGCGAGTTTTTTTCAGAAACGGGGCTTAAATGAAGTGATTGTAACGGCTCCCTCGGATCAATATATTCCAGATGCTGCCGAGCTGATGGAGGCGCTGCGGGCAGCAGAGCAAGCGGCGCGCGATGAAGGCGTTGTTGTAACGATGGGGATTGTGCCGACAAGGGCAGAGACGGGATACGGCTATATTGAAGCGGGTGAGCATGAAGATGGCAAATATGGGCCAGGCATTAAGACGGTAAAAGCTTTTATCGAGAAACCGACGCTCTCGCGGGCGGAGGAACTGATTGCGATACCGAATATGTACTGGAACAGCGGTATTTTTATATGGAAGCCGTCAACTATTGCAGGCTACATGCAGCTGTACCAGCCGGATATGTGGCGTGTTTTTGAGCTTGAAGGGGAGCAGCTGGCACATGCGTATGTGCAGCTGCCAAAGCTTTCTATTGATTATGCACTGATTGAAAAGCTGGAACGCCTGTACACGCTGCCGATTGCTTTTACATGGGACGATGTTGGCGTGTGGACCTCGCTTGAACGAATATTCGGGCAGGACAGCGAGGGCAATATTTTGCTGGGCAGCGTCTATCCTACGGCAACGACCAACAGTATTGTTTATACGGAGCGGCAGCGGGTGCTGGTCATTGGCATTGATAATCTAATCGTCGTATCGACAGACGAGGGACTGTTGATTTGTCATAAAACACAGGAGCAGGCGGTTAAGCAAGCGATAGCCGCGATGGATGCTGATCGGGAAGGAGGCATGCCGTGA
- a CDS encoding glycosyltransferase family 2 protein, with protein sequence MLTSIIIPTYNRLPLLQEAIYSIRSSTPEDHELIIVDNGSTDGTIEYLREQQITFIGLPRNQGFPAACNWGLRLARGDQLLLLNNDVLVAPGWLGKLRQALGSSKQIGIAGPMSNFVSGKQQIEMRGNYKEMAEQLAAESAGDYEEVSRLVGFCLLFSRELMDQIGLLDERFSPGHYEDDDYCYRARQAGYRLLMVKDTFVFHHGSASFKQEGQDAVERLLARNRKLFTDKWGVDPQQFI encoded by the coding sequence ATGCTGACCAGTATTATTATTCCGACCTACAACCGTTTGCCGCTGCTGCAGGAAGCGATTTATTCCATTCGCAGCAGTACACCGGAAGACCATGAACTAATCATCGTCGATAATGGCTCAACAGACGGAACGATTGAATATTTGCGCGAGCAGCAAATCACATTCATCGGTCTGCCGCGCAATCAAGGCTTTCCCGCCGCCTGCAATTGGGGGCTGCGTCTGGCCCGCGGTGATCAATTGCTGCTGCTGAACAATGACGTGCTGGTGGCACCTGGTTGGCTGGGCAAGCTGCGACAGGCTTTAGGCAGCAGCAAGCAGATTGGCATCGCGGGGCCGATGTCCAACTTTGTAAGCGGCAAGCAGCAAATTGAAATGCGCGGCAATTATAAGGAGATGGCGGAGCAGCTCGCCGCAGAGTCCGCAGGCGATTATGAGGAGGTCAGCCGATTGGTTGGCTTTTGCCTGTTATTTTCGCGGGAGCTGATGGATCAAATTGGTCTGCTGGATGAGCGTTTCTCGCCAGGACATTATGAGGATGATGACTATTGCTACCGTGCGCGGCAAGCAGGTTACCGTCTGCTGATGGTTAAGGATACATTCGTATTTCATCATGGCAGCGCAAGCTTCAAGCAGGAGGGCCAGGATGCTGTAGAGCGTCTGCTCGCCCGCAACCGGAAGCTGTTTACAGACAAATGGGGCGTGGACCCGCAGCAGTTTATTTGA
- a CDS encoding GDP-mannose 4,6-dehydratase, protein MKALITGITGFAGSHLAEHLLAHQMEVSGTVRKTSSIKHIAHLLPSVRLYECELTNEADVEKMIADVKPDMIFHLAAQSFVPKSWESPLATIYNNIAGQIHLLEAVRKAGINCKLLLACSSEEYGQVEKQDIPIKETTPLRPLSPYAVSKITQNYLGYQYYRSYGMHIVCMRTFNHTGPRRGEQFVTSNFAKQIVEIERGLKPPVLYVGNLEAKRDFTDVRDVVRAYRLAIEKCEPGEVYNIASGSSRAIREMLQTLVGLSSSTISIQEDPARLRPADVPELIGDYSKFHHRTGWRPEIPFEQTMQDLLSYWRAELG, encoded by the coding sequence GTGAAAGCATTGATTACAGGCATAACCGGCTTTGCCGGAAGCCATTTGGCAGAGCATTTGCTGGCGCATCAAATGGAAGTGTCAGGCACCGTCAGGAAAACCAGCAGTATTAAGCATATCGCTCATTTGCTGCCGTCTGTCAGGCTATACGAATGCGAGCTGACTAATGAAGCCGATGTGGAAAAAATGATAGCGGACGTTAAGCCGGACATGATTTTTCATCTAGCAGCGCAAAGCTTCGTGCCAAAGTCTTGGGAATCGCCGCTGGCGACGATATACAACAATATTGCCGGGCAAATTCATTTGCTGGAAGCGGTGCGAAAAGCAGGCATTAACTGCAAGCTGCTGCTCGCCTGCTCCAGCGAGGAATATGGCCAGGTAGAAAAGCAGGATATTCCGATTAAAGAAACGACGCCGCTGCGGCCGCTCAGTCCCTACGCCGTCAGCAAAATTACGCAAAATTATTTAGGCTACCAATATTATCGCAGCTATGGCATGCATATTGTATGCATGCGTACTTTCAACCATACAGGACCGCGGCGCGGCGAGCAGTTTGTAACCTCCAATTTTGCAAAGCAGATCGTTGAAATCGAGCGGGGACTGAAGCCGCCCGTTCTATATGTAGGCAATTTGGAGGCGAAGCGTGACTTTACCGATGTGCGCGATGTGGTGCGAGCGTACCGCTTGGCCATTGAAAAATGCGAGCCTGGAGAAGTGTATAATATTGCGTCGGGAAGCTCCCGGGCGATTAGGGAGATGCTGCAGACGCTGGTCGGTCTTAGCAGCAGCACCATTTCGATTCAGGAGGACCCGGCACGGCTGCGGCCTGCGGATGTACCGGAGCTGATTGGCGATTATTCTAAATTTCATCATCGTACAGGCTGGCGTCCGGAAATTCCCTTTGAGCAGACGATGCAGGATTTGCTGAGCTATTGGCGGGCGGAATTAGGTTAG
- a CDS encoding GT-D fold domain-containing glycosyltransferase: MKMARRRKTASLPIKRRKRRAVSKRKNRSAKSAKPQAAKEPYEDGYQIGHEEGYSRGYEDGTKQAEGQREDHSHSWESAERAGYEKGLKIGRYEGGDAIIDEQLPEAHVLPDTSVAQVIASGIAALGERIVHLLTAQQVAERLMEALEQRKPLSVVRLGDGELLTLAQESVLPTEQVRHEGGFLEYAGVKVPDIAARDRLLAAVKRADIVGIPKLRQPNYQRLATAVFQTYGIDFRSKVLTDSLVNYRLYQEGHLSRLMRGRRVLVIGNLAQPLAKVLAESGVTVVGAVAQVQGIHDVDRAMGEIRQHDFELALVSAGIAAVILADAIAAEMGRAAIDFGHMANSIVKGEAPIQA, from the coding sequence ATGAAAATGGCGAGAAGACGCAAAACGGCCAGCCTTCCGATTAAGCGGCGGAAGAGACGTGCCGTTTCAAAGAGGAAAAATCGCTCCGCAAAGTCCGCCAAGCCGCAGGCGGCTAAGGAACCTTATGAGGATGGTTATCAAATCGGTCATGAAGAAGGATATAGCAGAGGTTACGAAGATGGAACCAAGCAGGCAGAGGGACAAAGGGAAGACCACTCGCACAGCTGGGAGTCGGCCGAGAGGGCAGGCTACGAGAAAGGGCTGAAAATCGGACGCTACGAAGGCGGCGACGCCATCATCGATGAGCAGCTGCCGGAAGCACATGTACTCCCAGATACATCCGTAGCGCAGGTTATTGCATCAGGCATCGCTGCGCTAGGAGAACGCATCGTCCACCTTTTGACTGCGCAGCAGGTGGCTGAGCGATTGATGGAAGCACTGGAGCAGCGCAAGCCGCTATCTGTCGTGCGACTTGGAGATGGCGAGCTGTTGACGCTAGCACAGGAAAGTGTGCTGCCAACTGAACAGGTTCGCCACGAGGGCGGTTTTTTAGAGTATGCCGGAGTGAAGGTGCCGGACATTGCCGCCCGCGACCGCTTGCTGGCAGCGGTAAAGCGGGCCGACATTGTCGGCATTCCAAAGCTGCGGCAGCCGAACTACCAACGGCTGGCTACGGCCGTTTTTCAAACGTATGGCATTGATTTTCGCAGTAAGGTGCTGACAGATTCGCTCGTCAATTACCGTTTGTATCAAGAAGGACATTTGTCCCGCTTGATGAGAGGACGGAGAGTGCTTGTCATTGGGAATTTGGCGCAGCCGCTAGCCAAAGTGCTTGCTGAGAGCGGCGTAACGGTTGTGGGAGCTGTAGCCCAGGTTCAGGGAATCCATGATGTGGACCGGGCGATGGGGGAAATCAGACAGCATGATTTTGAACTGGCGTTAGTATCAGCAGGCATTGCGGCTGTCATCCTTGCGGATGCAATCGCAGCAGAAATGGGCAGGGCTGCGATTGATTTCGGCCATATGGCTAATTCAATCGTCAAAGGGGAAGCGCCGATTCAGGCTTAA